The nucleotide window GTTCGCCGTCGCCGACGTCGACTACCGCGGCTCGACCGGCTACGGCCGGCGGTACCGCGACGCGCTGCAGGGCAACTGGGGCATCGCCGACCTCGACGACGTCGTGTCCTGCGCGCAGTGGCTGGCCGGCGACGGCCGCGTCGACCCGGCCCGGCTGGCCATCCGCGGTGGCTCGGCCGGTGGCTACACGACGCTGGCCGCGCTCACCTTCCGCCCCGGGGTGTTCGCCGCCGGCGCCAGCCACTACGGCGTCGCCGACCTGGCCGCGCTGGCCGCCGACACGCACTCCTTCGAGTCGCGCTACCTCGACGGGCTGATCGCGCCGTGGCCCTCGGGCGCCGACGTCTACGCCGAGCGCTCCCCCATCCACCACGTCGACGCCCTCGACACCCCGCTCGCGGTGTTCCAGGGCGACGAGGACCGGGTCGTCCCGCCGGAGCAGGCCGAGATGATGGTCGCCGCACTGCGCGCCAAGGGCGTGCCGCACGCCTACCTGCTGTTCGCCGGTGAGCAGCACGGCTTCCGCAAGGCGGCGAACATCCGCGCCGCCCTGGACGGCGAGCTGTCCTTCTACGCCCAGGTGCTCGGCTTCACCCTCCCCGCCGAGGAGGGCATCACCCCGATCGAGGTCGTGCGCTGACGCCATGGAGTCCCAGCGCTCGGGAGACGATGCGCTGGGACTCCATGACGGCTAGACCTCGAGGACGGTCGGGATGATCATCGGGCGGCGGCGGTACTTGTCCGACACCCACTTGCCGACCGTGCGGCGGATGACCTGGGAGAGCCGGTGGGCGTCCACCGACTGGTCCTCCATGGCCCGGCCGAGCTCCTTCTCCACCAGCTCGAGCACCTCGTCGAAGGCGCCCTGGTCGTCGGAGAAGCCGCGGGCGGTCAGGTGCACCGGCCGCACGATCGTGCGGGTGGAGGGCTCGATGACCACGGTGAGGGCCACGAAGCCCTCGTCGCCGAGGATCCGGCGGGCCTGCAGCGACTCCTCGCCGACGTCGCCGACGTTGAGCCCGTCGACGTAGACGTTGCCGATCGGCACGCTGCCCACGATCGAGGCCTTGCCGTCGACGAGGTCGACGACCACGCCGTCCTCGGCGAGCAGGACCTGGTCCCGGCGCATGCCGGTCTGCTCGGCCAGCGCGGCGTGCGCCCGCAGGTGCCGCCACTCGCCGTGCACCGGCATCAGGTGCCGCGGCTTGGCCACGTTGATCAGGGTGCGCAGCTCGCCGGCCGGGGCGTGCCCGGAGACGTGCACCTTCGCCGTCTCCTTGTGCACGACGGTCGCGCCGAGCCGGGCGAGGGAGTTGATGACCTTGTAGACCGAGGTCTCGTTCCCGGGCACCAGGGACGACGCCAGGATGATCGTGTCGCCGGCCTCGATGGTGATCTGGTGGTGGTCACCGCGCGCCATGCGGCCGAGCGCGGACAGCGGCTCGCCCTGCGACCCGGTGCTGATCAGCACGACCTGCTCCGGGGGCATGGCGGTGGCCTCGTCGAGCTTGACCATCAGGCCCGGCGGCACGTGCAGCAGGCCGAGGTCCTGCGCGACGCCCATGTTGCGCACCATCGAGCGGCCGACGAACGCGGCCTTGCGCCCGTGCTTGGCGGCGCAGTCGAGCACCTGCTGGATGCGGTGCACGTGGCTGGCGAAACTGGAGACGATGAGCCGCTGGGTGGCCCGGGCGAACACGTCGTCCAGGACCGGGCCGATGGTGCGCTCGGAGGTGACGAACCCGGGCACCTCGGCGTTGGTGGAGTCGGCCAGCAGCAGGTCGATGCCCTCGACGCCGAGCCGGGCGAAGGCGCCCAGGTCGGTGAGGACGCCGTCCAGCGGCAGCTGGTCCATCTTGAAGTCACCGGTGTGCACCAGCGTGCCGGCGGGGTGTGCACGGCGACGGCGAGCGCGTCGGGGATCGAGTGGTTGACGCTGATGAACTCGCAGTGGAAGGGCCCGGCCAGGTGGTCGTCACCGGCGGCCACCTCGACCAGCACCGGGTCGATGCGGTGCTCGCGCAGCTTGGCCTTGACCAGCGCCAGGGTGAACCGGGACCCCACCAGCGGGATGTCCTTGCGCAGCCGCAGCAGGTACGGGACGGCGCCGATGTGGTCCTCGTGCCCGTGGGTGAGGACGACGGCGGTGATCTCGTGCAGCCGGTGCTCGATGACCCCGAAGTCGGGCAGGATCAGGTCGACGCCGGGCTGGTCGGCCTCGGGGAAGAGCACCCCGCAGTCGATGACCAGGAGCTGGCCGTCGAACTCCAGGACGGCCATGTTGCGGCCGATCTCGCCCAGCCCGCCCAGCGCCATCACCCGCAGGCCGCCCGCCGGCAGCGGCGGGGGCGCCTGCAGGCCGAGGTGGGGCTGCAGTGCGGGCTGCCCCTTCGGCGGCATCACGGTGGTCACAGGGTGACGCCCCCGGCGGCGAGGTCCATGCGCAGTTGCTCCAGCTCCTGGGGGGTGGCGTCGACGAGCGGCGGGCGGACGGGGCCGGCCGGCAGCCCCAGCTCGCGCAGCGCCGCCTTGATCATGATCGTGCCCTGCGTGCGGAAGACGCCGGTGTAGACCGGCAGCAGCGCCTGGTTGACCGCGCGGGCGGTCACCAGGTCGCCGGCCTCGACCGCGGCGATGAGCTCGGCCAGCCGGGTGCCCACCAGGTGGCCGACCACGCTGACCACGCCCACCGCACCGGCGGCCAGCAGCGGCAGGTTGAGCATGTCCTCGCCGGAGTAGTAGGCGAGGTCGGTGCGGGCCAGGGTCCACATCACCGCGCCGAGGTCGCCCTTGGCGTCCTTCACCGCGACGATGTTCGGGTGCTCGGCGGCCCGCACGAGGGTCTCGACCTCGATCGGCACGACCGACCGGGGCGGGATGTCGTAGAGCATCACCGGCAGGTCGGTGGAGTCCGCGACGGCGGTGAAGTGCCGCAGCAGCCCGGCCTGCGGGGGCTTGTTGTAGTACGGGGTCACCACGAGCAGGCCGTGCACGCCGAGCCGGGCAGCCGACTGCGCCTTCTCGATCGAGTGCGCGGTGTCGTTGGTGCCCACCCCGGCGATGACGGTGGCCCGGTCGCCGACGGCGTCCAGCACCGCCTCCAGGACGGCGTGCTGCTCGGCGTCGCTGATGGTCGGCGACTCCCCGGTCGTGCCGAAGACCACCAGGCCGTCGTGGGACTGGCGGTCGACCAGGTGCGCGGCCAGCTCTTGCGCGCCGGAGAGGTCGATCGACCCGTCCTCGGTCAGCGGGGTGACCATGGCCGTGAGCACACGCCCGAAGGGCCGGGCGGGATCGGTGGTCATGGTGGGAATCTACCGACCACCGCTCCCCCGGTCGCTCCCGCGGTGCCGGTGGGTCAGCCCTCGGTCACGTACGGGCTGGCCGCGACCTCGGTGCCGTCGGCCAGCGCGCTGATCCGGAAGTCGGAGAACACGTTGCCGGCGACCCGCTGCAGCTCCCGCAGGCACGCCACCGCCAGCTCCCGGATCTCCACGTCGGCGTGCTCGCTGGCCCGCATCGCGACGAAGTGCCGCCACGCGCGGTAGTTGCCGGTGACCACGATCCGGGTCTCGGTGGCGTTGGGCAGCACCGCGCGGGCGGCCTGGCGGGCCTGCTTGCGGCGCAGCGTGGCGTTGGGTGCGTCGGCGAAGCGCTCCTCCAGCCCCTCCAGCAGCTCGGTGTAGGCGGCCACCGCGGCCTCGGTGGCGGCGAGGAACTTCGCGTGCAGCACCGGGTCCTCGGCGATGGCGGTGGGCTCCACCACGGCGGCGTCGGTCTCGGGCACGTAGCGCTGGGAGAGCTGGCTGTAGGAGAAGTGCCGGTGCCGGATCAGCTCGTGGGTCAGCGACCGGGAGACCCCGGTGAGGTACATCGTCACCGAGCCGTGCTCGAGCACCGACAGGTGCCCGACCTCGAGGATGTGCCGCAGGTACCCGGCGTTGGTGGCCGTCGCCGGGTTCGGCTTGGACCAGGACTGGTAGCAGGCCCGTCCGGCGAACTCCGCGAGCGCCTGCCCGCCGTCGGCGTCGGTCTCCCAGGGCACGTCCGCCGGCGGGGTGAACTGCGTCTGGGCGATGACCTGGACCCTCAGCGGGGCGATGGCGGGCACGCGGTCGAGCCTACGAGGGTGCCGCGTCGTCCTCGGGCACCGCGGCGAGGGCGTCCGCCACGGCCTGCGCCGTCGCCGGCACACCGCCGTCCCGCGTCCACACCGAGACCGCGAACCGCAGACCGGACGACGACCGCAGCCACCCCCGGGCGGGCACCCGGGCCGACCGCGTCCAGCCGGCGTCGAGCGCGGGGGCGAACGTGTCGCCGGGGAACGCGGCGTCGATCTCGGTGGTGACGACCTCGGTCGCGTGCGGCAGGAGGGCTGCGTAGACCCCGCCGCCGCCGATCACCCACACGTCGTCGTCGCCGGCGAGCACGTCGGCGACCGACCGCGCCACCGGCACCCCGGTGTCGACGGCCGACAGCGTGGAGCTGAGGACGACGTTGCGCCGGCCCGGCAGCGGGCGGACCCGGGCCGGCAGCGACTCCCACGTGCGCCGGCCCATCACGACCGTCGACCCGAGGGTGAGCGCCTTGAACAGCCGGAGGTCCTCGGGCAGGTGCCAGGGCAGCGTCCCGTCGGCGCCGAGGACCCGGTCGTGGGCCTGCGCCCAGACCATCCGGACGGCGCCCGGGCCGGCCGGGGACGTCACACGGCCACCTTGCCGCGGATCGCCGGGTGGTGCTGGTAGTCGAGCAGGTGGAACTGCTCGTAGCTGTGCTCGAACAGCGAGGGCGCCGGGTCGATCTCCAGCCGCGGGAAGGGGTACGGCTCCCGGGTCAGCTGCTCGCGCACCTGGGTCACGTGGTTGTCGTAGACGTGGCAGTCGCCACCGACCCAGATGAAGTCGCCCGGCTCGAGCCCGACCTGCTGGGCGACCATCTGGGTGAGCAGCGCGTAGCTGGCGATGTTGAAGGGGACGCCGAGGAACAGGTCGGCGCTGCGCTGGTAGAGCTGGCAGGACAACCGGCCGCCGCTGACGTGGAACTGGAAGAGGGCGTGGCAGGGCGCCAGGGCCATGTCCGGCAGCGCCCCGACGTTCCAGGCCGAGACGAGCATCCGCCGGGAGTCCGGGTCGGTGCGCAGTGTCTCCAGGACGGTGGAGATCTGGTCGATCTCCCGGCCGTCGGGGGTGGGCCAGGAGCGCCACTGCACGCCGTAGACCGGCCCGAGGCTGCCGTCCTCGGCAGCCCACTCGTCCCAGATCGAGACGCCGTGCTCCTGCAGCCAGCGGACGTTGCCGTCGCCGCGGAGGAACCACAGCAGCTCGTAGGCGATCGACCGGAAGTGCACGCTCTTCGTGGTCACCAGCGGGAACCCCTGGGACAGGTCGTAGCGCAGGCGCTCGCCGAACAGGCTGCGCGTGCCGGTGCCCGTGCGGTCGGACTTGGGCTCGCCGTGCTCCAGCACCCGCCGGAGCAGGTCCTCGTACTGGGTGTCCGGCTGCTGGGTCACGCACGCTCCTGGTCTGGTCGGGATGCCGCCGGCGCCGCGGCGGGTGCCCGCGACCGGCCACCCGATGCTAGGTGCCGGGTCCGACGAGAGCGGCGGTCAGGTCCGCGGCGAGGTCGCCGGCGTCGGCCACGGCGACGGTGTCCAGCTCCAGCCAGGCGGCCATCAGCCGCAGCTCGGCGGCCAGCTCGCGGGCCACCTCGACGACGTCCACCCCGGCCTCGGCGTGGGCGGCCTGCACCCGCAGGACGCCGGCCTGCCGGTCGGCCTTGAGGTCGACCCGGGCGACGAGGGCGTCGCCGAGCAGGAAGGGCAGCACGTAGTAGCCGTGCACGCGCTTCGCGGCCGGCGTGTAGATCTCCAGCCGGTAGCGGAACCCGAAGAGGCGTTCGACCCGCGGTCGCTCCCAGACCAGCGAGTCGAAGGGCGACAGCAGCGCCCGGGCGCGGACCCACCGCGGCCGCCGCGCGTCGGGCACCAGCCAGGCCGGCCGGTCCCAGCCGGTGACCTGCACCGGCGCCAGCTCGCCTGCGTCGGTGAGCTCGGCGATCGCGGTCCGGGCGTCAGTGGGTGAGAGGCGGAAGTAGTCGCGCAGGTCGGTCTCGGTGGCGACGCCGAGTGCGCGGGCGGCGGTGCGCACCAGCTCGCGCACGGCGTCCCCGCGCTCGGGGGTGGGCGCCTGCACGACGGCGGCGGGCAGCACCCGCTCGGTGAGGTCGTAGACGCGCTCGAACCCGGCGGTGCGCGCGCGGGCGGTGAGCGCGCCGGTGAAGAAGAGGTACTCCAGCGCGGCCTTGCCCTCGTGCCAGTTCCACATGCTGCCGGGCCGGTTGGGCCGCACCTCGGCGAGCTGGCTGGCCCTCAGCGGCCCGTCGACCCGGATGCGCTCCAGCAGGGCCGCGACGTACTCGGGGCGCTCGCGCTGCACGCGCGTCATCGACCCCCAGGCCTCCTGCTCGACGGCGGCCATCCGCCAGCGCAGGTGCGGGTGCAACCGGACCGGCAGGAAGGAGGCCTCGTGCGCCCAGTACTCGACGACGTCGTGCCGCTCGTTCGCCAGCCGGTCGACCGCCGCCCGCGGGTAGGGGCCGAGCCGGCTGAAGTACGGCAGGTAGTGCGAGCGGGACACGACGTTCACCGAGTCGATCTGGACGACGCCCAGCCGCTCGACGGTGCGCCGCAGCTGCCGGGTGCCCACCGGCCCGTCCGGGCGCGGGTCGGCGAACCCCTGGGCGGCCAGCGCGATGCGCCGGGCCAGTGCGGCCGGCAGCCGCTCGACGGTTGGCTCCACGACCGGTGATCCTGCCCGCCGGGTCCGACAGCCGACGAGCCGGCCGCGTCCCCCTCGGTCGCGCCTAGGCTGCCGCCGTGGACACCCCGTCGCTGCGCCTGACCGGCTCGGCCGAGGTCTCCGTCCGTACGGCCGGCCCGGACGACGCGGCGGCGATCGCCCGTGTGCAGCTGGTGACCTGGCGGACCGCGTTCGGCGACCTGTTGCCGGCCGGCGTCCTCGACGCCTGGGACGACGCCGACGCGGCGGGGACCTGGCGCACCGCCCTCTCCGCTCCCCCGTCGCCGGCGCACAGCGTCCTGGTCGCCGTGGACGCCGGTGCCGTCGTCGGGTTCGCCGTGACCGCACCCGACGGGGCGGCACGCGAGCTGACCGTGCTGCTCGTGGAACCGCGCTGGGGACGCCGCGGCCACGGCAGCCGGCTGCTGGCCGCGGTCGCCGACCTGGCCCGGGCGGCAGGTGTCACCACCCTCACCAGCTGGCTGGCGGAACAGGACACGGTGACCGCCCGGTTCCTGGAGACGGCCGGCTGGGCGCCCGAGGGCGGTGTGCGTGTCCTGGAGTCCGGGGACGACGCCGTGCGGCAGGTGCGCTGGCACACCCGGCTGGACGGGGACCACCCCGCCGCCGACCGAGAAGGGACATCGTGAGCTCTCCCCGCTTCACCGGCTTCCCCGACGAGGCGCTGGTCTTCTACGAGGGCCTCGAGGCCGACAACAGCAGGACCTACTGGACCGGGCACCGCAGCGAGTACGAGACGCACGTCCGTGCTCCGATGCTGGCGCTCACCGAGGAGCTGACGGCCGAGTTCGGCACGCCGAAGCTCTTCCGGCCCTATCGGGACGTCCGCTTCAGCCACGACAAGACGCCCTACAAGACCCACCAGGGCGCGGTCCTCCACCGGGACGGCGCGGGCCTCGGCTCGCTGTACGTCCAGGTGTCGGCGGACGGTCTGCTGGTCTCCGGTGGGTGCTGGCGTCTGCAGCCGGACCAGGTCGAGCGGTACCGGCGGGCGGTCGCCGACGACGTGCAGGGTCCGCGCCTGGAGCGTGAGGTCACGCGGCTGCGGGAGGCCGGGTTCCTCATCGACGGGGACCAGCTGGTGCGGGCCCCGCGTGGGCACGCCATGGACCACCCACGGATCGGGCTCCTCCGGCACCGGTCGCTGTACGCCTCCCAGGTGTGGGAGCCGGCGGAGTGGCTGCAGGAGCGCGCTGCCCTGGAGCGGGTGCGCGGTGCATGGCGGCAGTACGCCGCCCTCAACCAGTGGCTCGACGACAACGTGGGTGCCACCACCGCCGCACCCGACCGCCGCCGCTGACGCTGGAGTCGAGGCACGTGCTGACCGTTGCGCTGTGGACCTGGCATCGAGAGGTCGCAGCGCACGCTCAGCGCCGCGGACGCTCACAGCCCGGCATCGGTGGGTAACTGGCGCAGGCCCACCTCGCCGGTCGTGGTGACCCGTGGACGAGCGACCCACACGAAGGCGGGACCTGGGGGGACGGCCCGTGGACTTTCGTCAGGCCGGCAGGAGGGTTGCGTGCGTGCGCCTGTCGTCGTCACTCCGGTAGCGACATCGCGCGCGTGCGCCGGTTGTCGTCACTCCGGTAGGAGCGTTGCGTGCGTGCGCCGGTCGTCGAGTACCGCACGCCGGCCGAGCGCGTGCTGGCACTCACGTCCGCGACAGGTCCTGA belongs to Modestobacter sp. L9-4 and includes:
- a CDS encoding ribonuclease J translates to MHTGDFKMDQLPLDGVLTDLGAFARLGVEGIDLLLADSTNAEVPGFVTSERTIGPVLDDVFARATQRLIVSSFASHVHRIQQVLDCAAKHGRKAAFVGRSMVRNMGVAQDLGLLHVPPGLMVKLDEATAMPPEQVVLISTGSQGEPLSALGRMARGDHHQITIEAGDTIILASSLVPGNETSVYKVINSLARLGATVVHKETAKVHVSGHAPAGELRTLINVAKPRHLMPVHGEWRHLRAHAALAEQTGMRRDQVLLAEDGVVVDLVDGKASIVGSVPIGNVYVDGLNVGDVGEESLQARRILGDEGFVALTVVIEPSTRTIVRPVHLTARGFSDDQGAFDEVLELVEKELGRAMEDQSVDAHRLSQVIRRTVGKWVSDKYRRRPMIIPTVLEV
- the dapA gene encoding 4-hydroxy-tetrahydrodipicolinate synthase, with the translated sequence MTTDPARPFGRVLTAMVTPLTEDGSIDLSGAQELAAHLVDRQSHDGLVVFGTTGESPTISDAEQHAVLEAVLDAVGDRATVIAGVGTNDTAHSIEKAQSAARLGVHGLLVVTPYYNKPPQAGLLRHFTAVADSTDLPVMLYDIPPRSVVPIEVETLVRAAEHPNIVAVKDAKGDLGAVMWTLARTDLAYYSGEDMLNLPLLAAGAVGVVSVVGHLVGTRLAELIAAVEAGDLVTARAVNQALLPVYTGVFRTQGTIMIKAALRELGLPAGPVRPPLVDATPQELEQLRMDLAAGGVTL
- the thyX gene encoding FAD-dependent thymidylate synthase, producing the protein MPAIAPLRVQVIAQTQFTPPADVPWETDADGGQALAEFAGRACYQSWSKPNPATATNAGYLRHILEVGHLSVLEHGSVTMYLTGVSRSLTHELIRHRHFSYSQLSQRYVPETDAAVVEPTAIAEDPVLHAKFLAATEAAVAAYTELLEGLEERFADAPNATLRRKQARQAARAVLPNATETRIVVTGNYRAWRHFVAMRASEHADVEIRELAVACLRELQRVAGNVFSDFRISALADGTEVAASPYVTEG
- a CDS encoding dihydrofolate reductase; the encoded protein is MTSPAGPGAVRMVWAQAHDRVLGADGTLPWHLPEDLRLFKALTLGSTVVMGRRTWESLPARVRPLPGRRNVVLSSTLSAVDTGVPVARSVADVLAGDDDVWVIGGGGVYAALLPHATEVVTTEIDAAFPGDTFAPALDAGWTRSARVPARGWLRSSSGLRFAVSVWTRDGGVPATAQAVADALAAVPEDDAAPS
- a CDS encoding thymidylate synthase, whose translation is MTQQPDTQYEDLLRRVLEHGEPKSDRTGTGTRSLFGERLRYDLSQGFPLVTTKSVHFRSIAYELLWFLRGDGNVRWLQEHGVSIWDEWAAEDGSLGPVYGVQWRSWPTPDGREIDQISTVLETLRTDPDSRRMLVSAWNVGALPDMALAPCHALFQFHVSGGRLSCQLYQRSADLFLGVPFNIASYALLTQMVAQQVGLEPGDFIWVGGDCHVYDNHVTQVREQLTREPYPFPRLEIDPAPSLFEHSYEQFHLLDYQHHPAIRGKVAV
- a CDS encoding winged helix-turn-helix domain-containing protein, whose amino-acid sequence is MEPTVERLPAALARRIALAAQGFADPRPDGPVGTRQLRRTVERLGVVQIDSVNVVSRSHYLPYFSRLGPYPRAAVDRLANERHDVVEYWAHEASFLPVRLHPHLRWRMAAVEQEAWGSMTRVQRERPEYVAALLERIRVDGPLRASQLAEVRPNRPGSMWNWHEGKAALEYLFFTGALTARARTAGFERVYDLTERVLPAAVVQAPTPERGDAVRELVRTAARALGVATETDLRDYFRLSPTDARTAIAELTDAGELAPVQVTGWDRPAWLVPDARRPRWVRARALLSPFDSLVWERPRVERLFGFRYRLEIYTPAAKRVHGYYVLPFLLGDALVARVDLKADRQAGVLRVQAAHAEAGVDVVEVARELAAELRLMAAWLELDTVAVADAGDLAADLTAALVGPGT
- a CDS encoding GNAT family N-acetyltransferase translates to MDTPSLRLTGSAEVSVRTAGPDDAAAIARVQLVTWRTAFGDLLPAGVLDAWDDADAAGTWRTALSAPPSPAHSVLVAVDAGAVVGFAVTAPDGAARELTVLLVEPRWGRRGHGSRLLAAVADLARAAGVTTLTSWLAEQDTVTARFLETAGWAPEGGVRVLESGDDAVRQVRWHTRLDGDHPAADREGTS
- a CDS encoding DUF2461 domain-containing protein, whose protein sequence is MSSPRFTGFPDEALVFYEGLEADNSRTYWTGHRSEYETHVRAPMLALTEELTAEFGTPKLFRPYRDVRFSHDKTPYKTHQGAVLHRDGAGLGSLYVQVSADGLLVSGGCWRLQPDQVERYRRAVADDVQGPRLEREVTRLREAGFLIDGDQLVRAPRGHAMDHPRIGLLRHRSLYASQVWEPAEWLQERAALERVRGAWRQYAALNQWLDDNVGATTAAPDRRR